AAGCGTTTCACAGTTCGTAAGATGTCTGGTACTATCGGTGTAGAGCGTATTTTCCCACTCGAATCACCAAACATCGACTCTATCGAAGTGAACAAGCGTGGTAAGGTTCGCCGTGCTAAGTTGTACTACTTGCGCAATCTTACCGGTAAGGCTGCACGCATCAAGGAAAAGAGAACTCCTATTGCTGCAAAGTAAACTCCTTCGTAAATCCAAGGAAAATAAAAAGGTTCAGAGTTTCACGCTCCGAACCTTTTTCTTTTCTCTCAAATTTCATTTCAATCCTCATAATTCAACTGTCCGTCATTGTCTCCGTGAATGGCACTCTGCAAATCCTTCCAGTTCTGAAACCCTGCAAACAGTGCCAGTCTGTCGAGCGTCTTCTTCGAAGGTTTTTCCTTTGAGGTGAGATAACCCATAAGCTTCTTCAGAGACTTTGACTCAAGATGAATGTGATGCTGCGCCAATTTGGAAGAAAGCTTCTCAAAGTCGGCAGTCAGACCAGTTAAGTGGGGTACTTTGTGCCCAACCTCTTCAACGAGGTCTTTCAAGTTCTTTTTCATCTCTTAGTTTAATAACTAACCGGATGCAAAAGTACAAAAAGATTGGAAATCACGATAACAAAGTACGAAGAAAAAATAATGAAAACCGAAAAATCGGATAAAAAACTTTTCACGCCAATCGGCTATCTCCCATCTTTTGAGTATCTTTGCATCATAATCACATATACCATATAAGTTATATGAAAGAATTAGCTCTCAAATACGGATGCAATCCGAACCAAAAGCCTTCCCGAATCTATATGGAAGAAGGCGAACTACCCATCGAAGTGCTTAACGGCCGTCCCGGTTATATCAACTTTATGGACGCACTGAACAGTTGGCAGTTAGTAAAAGAACTGAAAGCAGCCACCGGTCTTCCGGCAGCGGCATCGTTCAAGCACGTCAGTCCGGCAGGTGCGGCAGTCGGTCTGCCCCTCAGCGACACGCTGAAGAAAATCTACTTCGTGGACGACGTAAACTTTGAACTCACTCCTTTGGCATCGGCATACGCCCGTGCGAGAGGTGCCGACCGTATGTGCTCTTACGGCGACTTCTGTGCGCTCAGCGATACCTGCGACGAAGCCACGGCACGCCTTATCAACCGCGAGGTAAGCGACGGCGTGATTGCTCCCGACTACACCCCAGAGGCATTGGAAATTCTCAAGAACAAGAGAAAGGGAAGCTACAACGTAATCAAGATTGACCCGAATTATACGCCTACCTCCATCGAACACAAGCAGGTATTCGGCATCACTTTCGAGCAGGGACGCAATGAAGTGAAGCTCGACGACCCACAGCTTTTCGAGAATATTCCCACAAAGAACAAGACATTCAGCGAAGAAGCCAAGCGCGACCTTATCATTTCGCTGATTACACTGAAATATACGCAGAGCAATTCCGTATGTTACGTAAAGGACGGACAGGCTATCGGCATCGGTGCCGGGCAGCAAAGCCGCATTCACTGCACACGCCTTGCAGGCAGCAAGGCCGATGAATGGTGGATGCGCCAGTGTCCGAAGGTAATGAACCTACCTTTCAAGGAAGGTATCCGTCGTGCCGACCGCGACAACACCATCAACATTTACATCTCCGATGAATACGAAGACGTGTTGCAGGATGGCATTTGGCAGAACTTCTTCACGGAAAAGCCTGAGCCATTGACACAGGAAGAGCGCAAGGAGTGGTTGGCACAAAACACGAAAGTTGCCTTAGGTTCAGATGCTTTTTTCCCATTCGGAGACAATATCGAGCGTGCTCACAAGAGTGGTGTTGAATATATCGCACAGGCTGGTGGCAGCATTCGCGACGACCACGTTATAGATACTTGCGACAAGTACGGCATTGCGATGGCATTTACCGGTGTGAGACTGTTCCACCATTGATACTGCCCTTCGCTGCTTGCATAAAATGAAGAGGAAAACATTTAAAGAAGGTTTTATTATTGGGCTGGCTATGGGTGCCCTTGCCGCCCTTATGTTTTATTTAAGATAAAAGATATGGACGATTTTGAACAGATATTAGAAGGTGGAATGGTTTTTCGAGGTGCTCCAAAACCTAAAACCGACGACGGCAAGGTAAAGACCAAGGCTAAGAAAAAGAAGTATATTACCGGGGCACACGGCTCCGGAAGTGCCAAACAGAAAGCAAAGTATCGCACTCAACGCGCCAATAGACACAAGTAAAGTGCTGCCAACAACATTTATAAAACAGCCAAAAGCCCACAGATAGCTTTTGGCTGTTTTTGTTTATATTCACTTGAAAAGTGATACTAACTATAAGAAGAAAAGGAATTACAAACTATCACTTTTCAATCTTGCGAAGATTAGAAAACATTCTTCGCACATTTGCATTGCAATCTTGCGAAAAACGCCGTGCATTCTTCGCACAAATGCAAGACAAATTATAATGATCTGTTTTTCAGATGCTTACAAAACAGAAAGACTACAAGACAGAGCATAATTCTTCTAAACCAAAAAATATAATACTGCCGAACAAAACATTGTTTACCATCTTAGTTGTTCGTCTCGACAAACTCAAAATACTATGGCTATCTATTCTGAATACTTATTTACAAAAATAGCCGAACATCAGTCTGTTCAGCTATCCAATATGCTCTTATTTCATTAAAATCGCATTGTAGATTCTTCCCGACTCAACACCCAGTTTGCGCGCTGAAAAATAATCATCGGAAGAAGTATAAGTGCAGATACCTTCGTCGATTATGTTTTCGGGACTTACGCCACCCATTTCAAGATCCATACGATTGCAAAGCTTTAGATCGATATGCCATTTCATAGGTAGCTCGCCTTCTTTCTTTTCTTTTACAGGATACAGTTTTGCAATGGAATTCATATCAAAATTGACGGCTGCAAACTGATCGTAGACTTCCTGTCCCACTTCAAAGTTTTCCAACGAAATTCCGGGACCGATGATTGCCTTTATCTCTTTAGGATTTGAGCCGAAGTTTACGGTCATCTCCCTGACAATCTTCATCACGATGTGATTCAGTGTACCTCGCCAGCCTGCGTGGATTGCTGCGGCAGCGTGATGAGCCTCATCATAGAGCAGCACAGGAATGCAGTCGGCAGTGGAAACGCCAATGCAAATGCCCCGTTCATCGGTCATTACGGCATCCACACCCTCCAATATCTGATTTTTAACAGATTCAGGCAATGAGAACAATTCGCTTGCAATGCGACGGGACTCGATGTGATGTACCTGATGAGGGATAATTAGTCGGGACTCGTCGATGCCCAAATGTTCTGCCAAAGCCTTTCTATTGGCTGCCACCGACTCCTCATCGTCGCCACAATAGAGGTTCACGCTGAACTCGCCGTGCTTTTCCTTCCCCACCCCTCCGTGTCGGGTGGAGCTGAATGCCACAACGTCTTCAGCCAAATCGTAGTAATGGAGTTCGGGCTTAATCATCTGTGTATTCAAAATCGTCGAGTTCCTCTATATCTTCTATCTCATCCTCATCAATCCATTCAATGTCTTCCACGTCGGCACCTTCGTCGTGCATTTCGGCTTCGAAGCGAGACATATCCTTGTCGCGATGAACAAGGTTTTCCTCAGATGTGATAATCTGGAGTTTGTTGCTCTCGGAATTAAGTTCTTTCCAGAGAACATCCTTCAGTTCGTTCAGTCCCGTGCCTGCCACAGATGAGATAAATACCACCGGAAGATCGGTAGGGAGAGTTTCCTGAAGCATTTCTATCAGTTCGTCATCGAGCAAATCACTCTTCGTAACAGCAAGCACACGATGCTTGTCGAGCATTTCAGGATTGAACTGCTTCAGCTCATTGAGCAGAATTTCGTATTCTTTCTTGATATCATCCGTATCGCCCGGAACCATAAAGAGCAACAGGGAGTTGCGCTCAATATGACGGAGAAAACGCAATCCCAGTCCTTTTCCCTCGCTTGCGCCTTCTATAATACCGGGAATATCAGCCATAACGAAACTCTGATGGTCGTGATAGCTGACGATACCCAACGACGGTTCCATTGTAGTGAACGGATAGTTGGCTATCTTCGGCTTTGCGCTCGACAAAGAAGAAAGCAATGTGGATTTGCCGACATTAGGGAATCCCACGAGACCTACGTCGGCAAGAAGTTTCAATTCAAGGATGACGGTCATTTCCTGCATCGGTTCGCCGGGCTGAGCATAGCGCGGAGCCTGATTCGTAGATGTGCGGAACTGGAAGTTTCCCAGTCCTCCTCGTCCTCCTTTGAGCAGTACGACTTCCTGTCCGTCGTAGGAAACATCGCAGACATACTTACCCGTTTCGGCATTGTAGACTACGGTTCCACACGGAACGTCGATATACACGTCCTTACCGTCGCTTCCGTGACACTTGTCGCGACCACCGTTCCCTCCGTGCTCTGCATGTATATGTCGTTGATAGCGCAGGTGGAGCAACGTCCAATAGTTGTGGTTGCCTCTCAGAATGATGCTGCCGCCTTTGCCTCCATCGCCCCCGTCAGGTCCTCCGTTGGGATTATACTTCACGTGGCGAAGGTGCATAGAGCCTCGTCCTCCCTTTCCCGAGCGGCAATAAATCTTTACGTAGTCTACAAAATTACTTTCCATATCAAAAAGAATCAAAACCAATGACCTCCCTAAAACCTTTCCAAAGGAAGAGGTGTCAAATTACCGTTGTGCCGATAATCAGACATCCCCTCCTTTGGAAGGGGCTCGGGGAGGCCATTAAGTTTAGTTTATATTTTTACAAATTATCAATTATCTTTGCTATTCTCGCAAAGATTTCGTCTATCGTGCCCAAGCCTTCAACGTGATGACGGATACCTTCGTTCTGATACCAGTCAATCAGCGGAGAAGTCTGTGTGTTGTAAACATTCAGACGCTTCTGTATTGTTTCTGCATTGTCGTCGGAACGGCCACTCTGCTCGCCACGGAGAATCAGACGCTTCATCAGCTCTTCTTCCGGAACGAAGAGTTCAATCATTGCAGCAATCTGATGTCCACGCTCTGAAAGCATCTTCTTCAATGCCTCAGCTTGAGGTATTGTGCGTGGGAAACCATCAAAGATAACGCCTTTGTGCTCCTTGCCGAAACTATCGTAAACGCTTGCAAGGATATCAATCATCAACTCGTCGGGAATGAGCTGACCGTTGTCGATAAAGCCCTTTGCAGTCTTACCAAGTTCTGTACCATTCTTGATTTCAGCACGAAGAACATCACCCGTAGAAATGTGTCCGAATCCGTACTTTTCAATCATCTTGTCGCTCTGCGTACCTTTACCAGCACCCGGAGCACCGAAAATTACAATATTCTTCATTATTCGTTTACTAAAGTGTATATATCTCTCAAATTGCGTCCTTGCTGGTCGTAGTCGAGACCATAGC
The Prevotella sp. HUN102 genome window above contains:
- the rplS gene encoding 50S ribosomal protein L19, translating into MDLIKIAEEAFATGKKFPEFKAGDTVTVAYKIVEGNKQRIQLYRGVVIKINGEGEKKRFTVRKMSGTIGVERIFPLESPNIDSIEVNKRGKVRRAKLYYLRNLTGKAARIKEKRTPIAAK
- the obgE gene encoding GTPase ObgE, translated to MESNFVDYVKIYCRSGKGGRGSMHLRHVKYNPNGGPDGGDGGKGGSIILRGNHNYWTLLHLRYQRHIHAEHGGNGGRDKCHGSDGKDVYIDVPCGTVVYNAETGKYVCDVSYDGQEVVLLKGGRGGLGNFQFRTSTNQAPRYAQPGEPMQEMTVILELKLLADVGLVGFPNVGKSTLLSSLSSAKPKIANYPFTTMEPSLGIVSYHDHQSFVMADIPGIIEGASEGKGLGLRFLRHIERNSLLLFMVPGDTDDIKKEYEILLNELKQFNPEMLDKHRVLAVTKSDLLDDELIEMLQETLPTDLPVVFISSVAGTGLNELKDVLWKELNSESNKLQIITSEENLVHRDKDMSRFEAEMHDEGADVEDIEWIDEDEIEDIEELDDFEYTDD
- a CDS encoding adenylate kinase yields the protein MKNIVIFGAPGAGKGTQSDKMIEKYGFGHISTGDVLRAEIKNGTELGKTAKGFIDNGQLIPDELMIDILASVYDSFGKEHKGVIFDGFPRTIPQAEALKKMLSERGHQIAAMIELFVPEEELMKRLILRGEQSGRSDDNAETIQKRLNVYNTQTSPLIDWYQNEGIRHHVEGLGTIDEIFARIAKIIDNL
- the pgeF gene encoding peptidoglycan editing factor PgeF, translating into MIKPELHYYDLAEDVVAFSSTRHGGVGKEKHGEFSVNLYCGDDEESVAANRKALAEHLGIDESRLIIPHQVHHIESRRIASELFSLPESVKNQILEGVDAVMTDERGICIGVSTADCIPVLLYDEAHHAAAAIHAGWRGTLNHIVMKIVREMTVNFGSNPKEIKAIIGPGISLENFEVGQEVYDQFAAVNFDMNSIAKLYPVKEKKEGELPMKWHIDLKLCNRMDLEMGGVSPENIIDEGICTYTSSDDYFSARKLGVESGRIYNAILMK
- a CDS encoding phosphoribosylaminoimidazolecarboxamide formyltransferase, with protein sequence MSYMKELALKYGCNPNQKPSRIYMEEGELPIEVLNGRPGYINFMDALNSWQLVKELKAATGLPAAASFKHVSPAGAAVGLPLSDTLKKIYFVDDVNFELTPLASAYARARGADRMCSYGDFCALSDTCDEATARLINREVSDGVIAPDYTPEALEILKNKRKGSYNVIKIDPNYTPTSIEHKQVFGITFEQGRNEVKLDDPQLFENIPTKNKTFSEEAKRDLIISLITLKYTQSNSVCYVKDGQAIGIGAGQQSRIHCTRLAGSKADEWWMRQCPKVMNLPFKEGIRRADRDNTINIYISDEYEDVLQDGIWQNFFTEKPEPLTQEERKEWLAQNTKVALGSDAFFPFGDNIERAHKSGVEYIAQAGGSIRDDHVIDTCDKYGIAMAFTGVRLFHH